A genomic region of uncultured Roseibium sp. contains the following coding sequences:
- a CDS encoding AarF/ABC1/UbiB kinase family protein — protein sequence MAQSKDRESNRFTARMGRYAKVGTNMSGIAAKFAGARFFGMNLDNAKNAAELAEALGGLKGPLMKVAQLLSTIPDALPPEYTTELAKLQASAPPMGWAFVKRRMRAELGADWQGRFAEFGREPAAAASLGQVHRATAHDGRVLACKLQYPDMASAVEADLSQLQMLFSLHRRMSPAIDTREIAKEISARVREELDYAREAAHIAMYQEILSDFEQIRVPSVVDELSTRRLLTMGWLTGKPLLDYKEHDQEDRNHLAKTMFHAWWHPFSHYGVIHGDPHLGNYTVFEQEGRPAGINLLDYGCIRVFPESFVEGVVNLYLGLLEEDNDRVVSAYERWGFKNLKKEVVEVLNIWARFIYGPLLSDRVRSIADGVSAAEYGRKEAFKVHSALKQLGPVTVPQEFVFMDRAAIGLGGVFLHLRAQLNFFQLFNEQIEGFEAAKVRQRQNDVLRAAGLAGTSNAA from the coding sequence ATGGCACAGTCAAAAGATCGCGAAAGCAACCGGTTCACCGCCCGTATGGGGCGCTATGCCAAGGTCGGCACGAACATGAGCGGCATTGCCGCGAAGTTTGCCGGCGCACGGTTCTTCGGGATGAATCTCGACAACGCCAAGAACGCGGCCGAACTCGCGGAAGCGCTGGGCGGGCTCAAGGGGCCACTGATGAAGGTGGCGCAACTTCTTTCCACCATTCCCGACGCGCTACCGCCCGAATACACCACCGAACTTGCAAAGCTGCAGGCGAGCGCTCCGCCAATGGGATGGGCATTCGTCAAGCGCCGGATGCGCGCGGAACTCGGTGCGGACTGGCAGGGCCGGTTTGCCGAATTCGGCCGTGAGCCGGCGGCGGCGGCGTCGCTTGGACAGGTGCACAGGGCCACCGCCCACGACGGCCGGGTCCTGGCCTGCAAGCTCCAGTACCCGGACATGGCCTCAGCCGTCGAAGCCGACCTTTCGCAGCTGCAAATGCTGTTCTCACTGCACCGGCGCATGAGCCCGGCGATCGACACGCGCGAAATCGCGAAGGAAATCAGCGCCAGGGTGCGCGAGGAACTCGACTACGCGCGCGAGGCAGCGCATATCGCGATGTATCAGGAGATCCTGTCCGACTTCGAACAGATCCGCGTTCCCTCGGTCGTCGACGAGTTGTCAACGCGCCGGCTTCTGACCATGGGCTGGCTTACCGGCAAGCCGCTTCTGGACTACAAGGAACATGATCAGGAAGACCGCAATCATCTGGCAAAAACCATGTTCCATGCGTGGTGGCATCCCTTCAGCCACTACGGCGTCATTCATGGCGACCCGCATCTTGGAAACTACACCGTGTTCGAACAGGAGGGACGGCCGGCGGGGATCAACCTGCTCGACTATGGCTGTATCCGGGTGTTCCCGGAATCCTTCGTCGAGGGCGTGGTCAATCTCTATCTCGGCCTGCTGGAAGAAGACAACGACCGGGTCGTGTCGGCCTATGAGCGCTGGGGGTTCAAGAACCTCAAGAAGGAAGTCGTCGAGGTTCTCAATATCTGGGCTCGGTTCATCTACGGACCGCTCCTGAGCGACCGCGTGCGTTCGATCGCGGACGGCGTTTCCGCCGCCGAATATGGCCGGAAAGAAGCCTTCAAGGTGCATTCCGCCTTGAAGCAGCTCGGACCGGTTACCGTGCCGCAGGAATTCGTCTTCATGGATCGTGCGGCTATCGGGCTTGGCGGTGTTTTCCTGCATCTGCGCGCCCAGCTGAATTTCTTCCAGCTGTTCAACGAGCAGATCGAAGGGTTCGAGGCGGCCAAGGTCCGGCAGCGCCAGAATGACGTGCTGCGCGCGGCCGGTCTTGCGGGGACTTCGAACGCGGCCTGA
- a CDS encoding DUF3445 domain-containing protein, whose product MPVHKEPPFRHRPYDGSTQPFTVGLKPIGEEDWLEPDPFLDAHLAEKERLFSKDLAAVFRAEEDTLDVQREVLDIVTRNLKRFHRRTHAFETGAAVITGTGRRIALDGEDALLTASRLVQEDIVIMREGPDGYRLVAASVCFPSSWRLSEKIGRSMSGIHEGVPDFNGARMGQVVERLFQNLAADQLVCRFNWSIYPDSNLHHPMPERIPFAVTQETFARLFLRVERQTLRRLADSGDILFTIRIHHDPLAKLAEQGDRKRIASDLRDQLMDLSEDQLDYKGMTRARDEIAAALERM is encoded by the coding sequence ATGCCAGTCCACAAAGAGCCACCGTTCAGGCATCGTCCCTATGACGGATCGACGCAGCCCTTCACCGTCGGACTGAAGCCGATCGGCGAAGAGGACTGGCTGGAACCGGACCCGTTCCTGGACGCGCATCTGGCGGAGAAGGAACGCCTTTTTTCGAAGGACCTTGCTGCCGTTTTCCGCGCCGAGGAGGACACGCTCGACGTTCAGCGTGAAGTGCTGGACATCGTCACGCGCAACCTGAAACGATTTCATCGTCGAACCCATGCCTTTGAAACGGGCGCAGCGGTTATCACCGGCACCGGTCGGAGGATCGCGCTGGATGGTGAAGATGCCCTGCTGACTGCGTCCAGGCTGGTGCAGGAAGACATTGTGATCATGCGCGAGGGACCGGACGGCTACAGGCTCGTCGCGGCGTCGGTCTGTTTCCCGTCATCGTGGCGGCTTTCGGAAAAAATCGGCCGGTCCATGTCCGGGATCCACGAGGGCGTGCCGGACTTCAACGGTGCGCGCATGGGGCAGGTCGTGGAACGGCTGTTTCAGAACCTGGCGGCGGATCAACTGGTATGCCGGTTCAACTGGTCGATCTACCCCGATAGCAACCTGCATCACCCGATGCCGGAGCGTATTCCGTTCGCCGTGACGCAAGAAACGTTCGCCAGACTGTTTCTGAGAGTGGAGCGGCAGACGCTGCGCAGGCTTGCCGACAGCGGAGACATCCTCTTCACGATCCGCATACATCATGATCCGCTGGCGAAGCTGGCGGAGCAGGGCGACCGGAAACGCATCGCGTCCGACCTGCGCGATCAACTGATGGATCTGTCGGAAGACCAGCTCGACTACAAGGGAATGACCCGGGCCCGGGATGAAATTGCCGCAGCGCTTGAGCGGATGTAA
- a CDS encoding M3 family oligoendopeptidase, with protein sequence MPLPYPVHAPQSAGSTALGALPEWDLTDLYAAMDAPEIERDLKESLERAKTFEASYKGRLSELAKDNVAALVTAIRAYEDLEDLMGRLISFAGLVYAGNTIDPAAQKFYGDVQEQITTASSHLLFFGLELNTVEDEVMDAALEDSQLGHYRPWVEDLRKGKPYQLEDRVEQLFHEKSVTGSNAWNRLFDETMAALTFNVDGDKLAIEPTLNLLVDPAADKRRQAFQALNETFSDNLRTFALITNTLAKDKEISDRWRNFKDIADSRHLANRVERDVVDALVASVRDAYPRLSHRYYKLKAGWLGTDQLNSWDRNAPLPDADTRVIPWEEARQTVLSAYDAFSPQMSEIAGRFFDNGWIDAPARSGKAPGAFAHPTVPSAHPYVLVNYQGKIRDVMTLAHELGHGVHQVLAGHNGPLMAPTPLTLAETASVFGEMLTFKSLLAKADNPQTRKIMLASKAEDMINTVVRQIAFYSFERKVHTERRNGELTAEKIGELWMSVQGESLGPAIRLNEGYETFWTYIPHFIHSPFYVYAYAFGDCLVNSLFAVYEDAETGFQEKYFELLKAGGTKHHSELLAPFGLSATDPDFWKKGLSVIERLIDELEELDKA encoded by the coding sequence ATGCCCCTTCCGTACCCCGTCCATGCTCCTCAGTCCGCCGGATCCACCGCACTCGGTGCCTTGCCGGAGTGGGATCTGACCGATCTCTATGCCGCAATGGATGCGCCCGAGATCGAGCGCGACCTGAAAGAAAGCCTGGAACGCGCAAAAACCTTCGAGGCCTCCTACAAGGGCCGGCTTTCGGAGCTGGCGAAGGATAATGTTGCAGCCCTCGTGACCGCGATCCGCGCCTATGAGGACCTGGAAGATCTCATGGGGCGGCTGATTTCGTTCGCAGGCCTGGTCTATGCGGGTAACACCATCGACCCCGCGGCGCAGAAGTTTTATGGCGACGTGCAGGAGCAGATCACGACGGCCAGTTCCCACCTGCTGTTTTTTGGTCTTGAGCTGAACACCGTCGAAGACGAAGTCATGGATGCGGCGCTGGAGGACAGCCAGCTCGGGCACTACCGGCCCTGGGTCGAGGATCTGCGCAAGGGCAAGCCGTATCAGCTTGAAGATCGCGTCGAACAGCTGTTTCACGAAAAGTCGGTCACGGGAAGCAATGCCTGGAACCGGCTGTTCGACGAGACGATGGCCGCGCTCACCTTCAATGTCGACGGCGACAAGCTTGCAATCGAGCCGACGCTCAATCTTCTGGTCGACCCGGCGGCGGACAAGCGCCGACAGGCCTTTCAGGCGCTCAACGAGACCTTTTCGGACAATCTGCGAACATTCGCGCTGATCACCAACACGCTGGCGAAGGACAAGGAAATCTCCGACCGCTGGCGGAACTTCAAGGATATTGCCGACAGCAGACATCTGGCCAACCGGGTCGAGCGTGATGTCGTTGACGCACTCGTGGCCTCTGTCCGCGATGCCTATCCGCGGCTTTCTCACCGGTATTACAAGCTGAAGGCGGGCTGGCTCGGAACGGATCAGCTGAACAGCTGGGACCGGAATGCGCCGCTTCCGGACGCGGACACGCGGGTGATCCCCTGGGAGGAAGCGAGGCAGACAGTGCTGTCCGCCTATGACGCCTTTTCGCCTCAGATGTCGGAAATCGCGGGCCGGTTCTTCGACAATGGCTGGATCGATGCGCCGGCCCGCTCAGGAAAGGCCCCGGGTGCCTTTGCGCATCCCACGGTGCCGAGTGCGCATCCCTATGTGCTGGTCAACTACCAGGGCAAGATCCGTGACGTGATGACGCTCGCCCACGAACTCGGGCACGGCGTCCACCAGGTGCTGGCCGGTCACAATGGTCCGCTGATGGCACCGACCCCGCTGACACTTGCGGAGACCGCCAGCGTTTTCGGCGAAATGCTGACATTCAAGTCGCTTCTGGCGAAGGCGGACAATCCGCAAACCCGAAAGATCATGCTGGCGTCCAAGGCCGAAGACATGATCAACACGGTGGTCAGACAGATCGCTTTCTACAGCTTCGAGCGTAAGGTCCACACGGAACGGCGCAACGGGGAACTGACCGCCGAGAAGATCGGCGAGCTGTGGATGTCGGTTCAGGGTGAGAGCCTCGGGCCTGCGATCAGGTTGAACGAGGGATACGAAACGTTCTGGACCTACATTCCGCATTTCATACACTCGCCGTTCTATGTCTATGCCTACGCGTTCGGCGATTGCCTGGTGAACTCGCTCTTTGCGGTCTACGAAGATGCCGAAACCGGATTTCAGGAGAAGTATTTCGAGCTTTTGAAGGCTGGCGGCACGAAGCATCATTCGGAGCTGCTGGCGCCGTTCGGCCTGAGCGCCACGGACCCTGATTTCTGGAAAAAGGGCCTTTCCGTTATCGAACGGCTTATCGATGAGCTTGAAGAGCTGGATAAGGCGTGA
- a CDS encoding sigma-54 dependent transcriptional regulator → MQASSGKILIVDDDPIQRRLLEEAVKKFGYRSKTAENGVEAMQIMNGPEASEIDLIILDMVMPELDGMGVLEQLRSNKNATPVIVQTGHGGIDTVVGVMNAGAQDFVVKPVAPERLNVSIRNLLKTSALEDEITRFRKQASGTLTFSDIITHSAAMERVISLGKRAAASNIPILIEGESGVGKEMIASAIQGSSDRRSKPLIAVNCGAIAENLVESILFGHEKGAFTGAVDKHVGKFQEAHGGTLFLDEVGELPQDVQVKLLRALQENEIDPIGARRPVKVDFRLISATNRRLIDQVKEGVFREDLYYRLNVFPIWIPPLRDRREDIPALTRHFLARFAAEEGKPHVAGVRSDTVAMLQDYHWPGNIRQLENAVFRAVVLCDGAQLTISDFPQVAAAVDQPVAEPVPPLQSKSIISEPAAAQAAAGVSAEAPSPEAPGGSASPAGFEFAAPFGFMRNLDKEGHVRKLADIEEELIRAAINHYSGRMTEVAKRLGIGRSTLYRKLKEYGLEDDDKNAAA, encoded by the coding sequence ATGCAAGCATCCAGTGGTAAAATTCTCATTGTCGACGACGACCCGATTCAGCGCCGGCTTCTCGAAGAAGCGGTGAAGAAATTCGGCTATCGCTCGAAAACGGCGGAAAACGGCGTCGAGGCGATGCAGATCATGAATGGTCCGGAGGCCAGTGAGATCGACCTCATTATCCTGGACATGGTCATGCCGGAACTGGATGGCATGGGCGTCCTGGAGCAGCTGCGCAGCAACAAGAACGCGACGCCGGTAATTGTTCAGACCGGCCATGGCGGTATTGACACCGTGGTCGGCGTCATGAATGCGGGCGCCCAGGATTTCGTCGTCAAACCGGTTGCACCCGAACGTCTCAACGTGTCGATCCGCAACCTTCTGAAAACCTCCGCCCTGGAGGATGAAATCACCCGGTTCCGGAAACAGGCGTCCGGCACGCTGACCTTTTCGGACATCATCACGCACTCCGCAGCCATGGAACGTGTGATCAGCCTGGGCAAGCGTGCGGCCGCCTCCAATATCCCGATCCTGATCGAGGGCGAAAGCGGTGTCGGCAAGGAGATGATCGCCAGCGCGATCCAGGGGTCCAGCGACCGCAGGTCCAAACCGCTCATTGCCGTCAATTGCGGCGCCATCGCCGAAAATCTCGTGGAATCCATCCTGTTCGGACACGAAAAGGGCGCCTTTACCGGCGCTGTCGACAAACATGTCGGCAAGTTCCAGGAAGCCCATGGCGGGACGTTGTTCCTCGACGAGGTCGGGGAATTGCCGCAGGATGTTCAGGTCAAGCTGCTCCGCGCCCTGCAGGAGAACGAAATCGACCCGATCGGCGCCCGCCGGCCGGTAAAGGTGGATTTCCGCCTGATATCGGCGACCAACCGCCGCCTGATCGATCAGGTCAAGGAAGGCGTATTCCGCGAAGATCTTTACTACCGGCTGAATGTTTTCCCGATCTGGATCCCGCCGCTGCGCGACCGGCGTGAGGACATCCCGGCGCTGACCCGTCATTTCCTGGCGCGCTTCGCCGCCGAGGAAGGAAAGCCGCATGTCGCCGGTGTCCGAAGCGATACCGTGGCGATGCTCCAGGACTACCACTGGCCCGGCAATATCCGCCAGCTGGAGAACGCCGTGTTCAGGGCCGTAGTCCTGTGCGACGGCGCTCAGCTGACGATCAGCGATTTCCCGCAGGTTGCCGCCGCCGTCGACCAGCCCGTCGCGGAACCCGTGCCGCCGCTGCAATCAAAGAGTATTATCAGTGAACCCGCCGCCGCACAGGCCGCCGCAGGTGTGAGCGCGGAAGCGCCGTCGCCCGAGGCTCCCGGCGGGTCGGCTTCTCCGGCCGGATTTGAGTTTGCCGCCCCCTTCGGCTTCATGCGCAATCTCGACAAGGAGGGCCACGTCAGAAAGCTTGCCGACATCGAGGAAGAGTTGATTCGCGCCGCCATAAATCACTATTCCGGCCGCATGACCGAAGTGGCCAAACGTCTTGGGATCGGCCGGTCCACACTTTATCGCAAGCTCAAGGAATACGGTCTGGAAGACGACGACAAGAATGCCGCAGCCTGA
- a CDS encoding DUF882 domain-containing protein, translating to MITLACLTTIAHAQTRTLKLYNTHTKERVSITFKKNGRYIPGGLREVNRFLRDWRRNEITKIDPELLDLIWEVYREVRARDYIYVVSSYRSPATNNMLRKRSRGVAKNSQHTLGKAMDFYIPGVNLAKLRATGLRKQVGGVGYYPRSGSPFVHMDTGRVRHWPKMSRSQLAKVFPNGKTLHIPSDGKPMKGYKLALAESKSGKRRSITKPTIVASGRNANSNTSSSGLNTRDQNLTAPGKPIQTASTSERPASADSSSGGSLFAGLFRGGSRNEDQANRGGTAGNRTTTARVSPVVKNPPIPAPKFRATPPQDAAPEVLLASASPGAKPAGAGPVPPQAIGTAPAPNTLDSQRFALENGQTVAANEAIDSRFQVAALPGQKPDNGLSEAAKLAAAQLGIDETSAPSAAPQTDDPVAAIAAATGTAAPFPAPAPRPEATLAYASATAAPPVLNRSLRTNAGSQPQAAPAQLGAAPAGNAPATAQPSLSGRIPRDQIIDPMAGFASLPDKSEPVLLSGAGTTRHQKFALLSHPNQRQLKNVMMPGNRFVSASFEDAPYGALRTDRFDGPAIVVLPVRYAR from the coding sequence GTGATCACGCTTGCCTGCCTCACGACGATCGCGCATGCGCAGACCCGCACGCTGAAGCTTTACAACACCCATACCAAAGAGCGTGTCTCGATCACGTTCAAGAAAAACGGCCGCTACATTCCGGGCGGCCTGCGCGAGGTCAACCGCTTCCTGCGTGACTGGCGCCGCAACGAGATCACCAAGATCGATCCTGAACTTCTCGACCTGATCTGGGAAGTCTATCGTGAGGTTCGCGCCCGGGACTATATCTACGTCGTTTCCAGCTACCGCTCGCCGGCGACCAACAACATGCTGCGCAAGCGCTCCAGGGGTGTGGCAAAGAACAGCCAGCACACGCTCGGCAAGGCCATGGACTTCTATATTCCAGGTGTGAATCTTGCGAAGCTTCGGGCGACCGGTCTGCGCAAACAGGTGGGCGGCGTCGGTTACTACCCGCGTTCCGGTTCACCGTTCGTGCATATGGATACCGGGCGCGTGCGTCACTGGCCGAAGATGAGCAGGTCCCAGCTGGCGAAGGTTTTCCCGAACGGCAAGACGCTTCACATTCCCTCGGACGGCAAGCCCATGAAAGGCTACAAGCTGGCGCTTGCAGAATCCAAGTCCGGAAAGCGCAGGTCGATCACCAAACCGACGATCGTCGCCTCCGGCAGAAACGCGAATTCCAACACTTCCAGTTCCGGCCTGAACACGCGGGACCAGAACCTGACCGCGCCCGGCAAACCGATCCAGACCGCATCCACCAGCGAAAGACCGGCATCAGCGGACAGCAGCAGCGGCGGCAGCCTGTTCGCAGGCCTGTTCCGGGGTGGGTCCAGAAACGAGGACCAGGCGAACCGCGGCGGCACGGCCGGCAATCGGACCACCACGGCGCGCGTATCCCCTGTTGTCAAGAACCCGCCGATCCCGGCACCCAAATTCAGGGCAACGCCGCCGCAGGACGCGGCTCCGGAAGTCCTGCTCGCAAGCGCCTCGCCCGGTGCCAAACCGGCAGGGGCCGGACCGGTGCCGCCGCAAGCCATCGGCACTGCGCCCGCTCCCAACACGCTGGATTCCCAGCGTTTCGCGCTTGAAAACGGGCAAACTGTGGCCGCCAACGAGGCGATCGACTCCCGGTTCCAGGTCGCCGCACTGCCCGGTCAGAAGCCGGACAATGGCCTGAGCGAAGCTGCGAAGCTCGCAGCGGCGCAACTTGGCATCGACGAAACGTCCGCGCCATCCGCGGCACCGCAAACAGACGATCCCGTTGCCGCGATTGCCGCTGCCACGGGCACTGCGGCGCCGTTCCCGGCGCCTGCACCGCGTCCGGAGGCGACGCTGGCCTATGCATCGGCGACGGCAGCCCCACCTGTCCTGAACAGGTCGCTGCGGACGAACGCCGGCTCGCAGCCGCAGGCCGCTCCCGCACAACTTGGGGCGGCACCGGCCGGCAATGCCCCCGCAACCGCACAACCTTCTCTCTCGGGCCGCATTCCCCGCGACCAGATCATCGACCCGATGGCCGGCTTTGCAAGCTTGCCGGACAAGTCCGAACCGGTACTGCTTTCAGGAGCAGGCACCACGCGCCATCAGAAATTCGCACTGCTCAGCCACCCGAACCAGCGCCAGCTCAAGAACGTGATGATGCCGGGCAACCGCTTCGTCTCGGCGAGCTTCGAGGATGCGCCATACGGCGCACTGAGAACCGACCGGTTTGATGGTCCCGCAATCGTGGTACTGCCGGTTCGCTACGCACGATAA
- a CDS encoding DUF2312 domain-containing protein yields MSDPGGVAADQLRAFVERIERLEEEKKVIADDIKDVYAEAKGNGYDVKILRKVVSLRKKQPHEREEEEAVLDLYMHALGMAGPAAPES; encoded by the coding sequence ATGTCCGATCCGGGTGGAGTCGCAGCAGACCAGCTGCGCGCCTTTGTTGAACGCATCGAGCGTTTGGAAGAAGAAAAGAAAGTCATCGCCGACGACATCAAGGATGTGTATGCCGAAGCCAAGGGCAACGGCTACGACGTGAAGATCCTGCGCAAGGTGGTGTCGCTGCGCAAGAAGCAGCCGCACGAGCGTGAAGAGGAAGAGGCCGTTCTGGACCTTTACATGCACGCGCTCGGCATGGCCGGTCCGGCTGCCCCGGAAAGCTGA
- a CDS encoding DUF1244 domain-containing protein: MDDQTKQELEAAVFRRLVDHLRNRTDVQNIDMMNLAGFCRNCLSNWYQDAAQEKGISLEKADAREIVYGMPYGEWKDKYQTEATADQQAAFDKNKPSH, translated from the coding sequence ATGGACGATCAAACGAAACAGGAATTGGAGGCTGCGGTTTTCCGGCGCCTCGTCGATCACTTGCGGAACCGCACCGATGTTCAGAACATCGACATGATGAACCTTGCCGGGTTCTGCCGGAATTGCCTGTCCAACTGGTACCAGGACGCAGCGCAGGAAAAGGGCATTTCGCTGGAGAAGGCGGATGCGCGCGAAATCGTCTACGGCATGCCTTACGGCGAGTGGAAGGACAAGTACCAGACCGAAGCCACGGCTGACCAGCAGGCCGCTTTCGACAAGAACAAACCCTCGCACTGA
- a CDS encoding N-formylglutamate amidohydrolase, translating into MTQTAAIASEIFRPTEYVTGNLKSGLLLLCDHARNTVPPGYGNLGVAPEQFERHIGYDIGARAVTLELAKQLDAPACLSTFSRLLIDPNRGEDDPTLIMRLSDGAVVPGNARVDEAERAYRIEQFHKPYHDLIDQTLDAMIGVAAPPVIVSIHSFTPIWRGVPRPWHATVLWDQDARAVEPMLSGLRGQDDLVIGDNEPYDGALKNDTMYRHGTSRGLAHVLLELRQDLIADQAGQMEWAGRLVPILRDIASLGACREIRHFNSRSDTR; encoded by the coding sequence ATGACACAGACAGCAGCGATAGCGAGTGAGATTTTTCGGCCGACCGAATATGTGACTGGCAACCTGAAGTCCGGACTCCTGCTTCTGTGCGACCATGCCCGCAACACCGTGCCGCCAGGCTACGGAAATCTCGGGGTGGCACCGGAGCAGTTCGAGCGTCACATCGGCTACGATATCGGTGCCCGCGCCGTTACGCTCGAACTTGCGAAGCAACTGGACGCGCCTGCCTGTCTTTCAACCTTCTCACGCTTGCTGATCGATCCGAACAGGGGAGAAGACGACCCGACGCTGATCATGCGCCTGTCCGACGGCGCGGTCGTGCCGGGAAATGCCCGTGTCGACGAGGCCGAGCGCGCGTACCGTATCGAACAGTTCCACAAGCCCTATCACGATCTGATCGACCAGACGCTGGATGCGATGATCGGCGTTGCCGCACCACCCGTCATCGTGTCGATCCACAGCTTCACGCCGATCTGGCGCGGCGTACCCAGACCCTGGCACGCGACCGTCCTTTGGGATCAGGACGCGCGCGCGGTCGAGCCCATGCTGAGCGGCTTGAGAGGCCAGGATGATCTTGTCATCGGGGATAACGAGCCTTATGACGGCGCACTCAAGAACGATACGATGTACCGGCATGGCACCAGTCGCGGGCTGGCCCACGTTCTTTTGGAACTGAGGCAGGACCTGATTGCCGACCAGGCCGGTCAAATGGAATGGGCCGGACGGCTGGTGCCGATCCTGCGCGACATCGCGAGCCTTGGCGCGTGCAGGGAGATCCGGCATTTCAATTCGCGAAGCGACACGCGTTGA
- a CDS encoding DUF1036 domain-containing protein: protein MSVKQQSERLHMYEVGERHQGWSRARINAPLRAVVVAVFTLLFFSISSDGAYADLRLCNKTDSQVGVAIGYKDKSDWVTEGWWNLASNSCETLVPGALVSRYYYIYAVDYDQFGEWGGRAFMCTREKEFTIRGIEDCVARGFERTGFFEIDTGEQSSWTVQLTEPVQQGTGGR from the coding sequence ATGTCAGTAAAGCAGCAAAGTGAACGACTGCATATGTATGAGGTTGGGGAACGACACCAAGGATGGTCTCGGGCGCGCATCAACGCGCCTTTGAGGGCAGTTGTGGTCGCTGTCTTTACATTGCTGTTTTTCTCAATATCCAGTGACGGCGCATATGCCGATCTGCGGCTCTGCAACAAGACGGACAGTCAGGTTGGCGTGGCGATCGGCTACAAGGACAAGAGCGACTGGGTTACCGAGGGCTGGTGGAACCTCGCCTCGAATTCGTGCGAGACGTTGGTTCCGGGCGCCCTGGTGTCACGATACTATTACATCTACGCAGTTGACTACGATCAGTTCGGCGAATGGGGCGGACGTGCATTCATGTGCACCCGCGAGAAGGAATTCACCATCCGCGGCATTGAAGACTGTGTGGCCCGTGGCTTTGAGCGGACAGGCTTTTTTGAAATCGACACGGGTGAACAAAGCAGCTGGACGGTCCAGTTGACCGAACCCGTGCAACAAGGGACAGGTGGGCGATGA
- the pyk gene encoding pyruvate kinase, which yields MRRNRRVKILATLGPSSSEQDIIENLYRSGADVFRINMSHTNHDRLAQLVERIRSAEEKIGRPIGILADLQGPKLRVGTFSDGPVMLENGATFTLDADTSGGDINRVHLPHPEILEALEPGHRLLLDDGKIQLTVKEASATRAVTEVVVGGKLSDRKGVSVPDSEIATSAMTEKDHKDLIAALDQKVDWVALSFVQRPDDLAEVRKITRGRAGVLAKIEKPQAIGRLDEIIELSDAIMVARGDLGVEMPLEQVPGLQKRITRACRRAGKPVVIATQMLESMISSPVPTRAEVSDVATAVFEGADAVMLSAESAAGDFPVEAVSTMDKIAHQVEQDNNYRTIIDAQRAEPEATGADAISAAARQIAETLNLAAVVCYTTSGATGLRASRERPSSPVIVLSPVLATARRLSLGWGLHCVVSDDASNEEDMIDRACRISFSEGFAKPGQRVIVTAGVPFGTPGSTNMLRIAFVGNDGQGGI from the coding sequence ATGAGGCGAAACCGGCGAGTGAAAATTCTAGCTACTCTCGGACCCTCTTCCTCAGAACAAGACATCATTGAAAACCTGTATCGCTCTGGAGCGGACGTGTTCCGCATCAACATGAGCCATACAAACCATGATCGTTTGGCACAGCTCGTTGAGCGAATCCGTTCTGCTGAAGAAAAGATTGGGAGACCGATCGGCATTCTGGCCGATCTTCAAGGTCCGAAACTGCGTGTGGGCACGTTCTCGGACGGCCCCGTGATGCTTGAAAACGGGGCGACATTCACGCTGGATGCAGACACATCCGGCGGAGATATCAATCGGGTGCATCTTCCGCATCCAGAAATCCTGGAAGCTCTGGAACCTGGCCATCGGCTCCTGCTGGACGACGGCAAGATCCAGCTGACGGTGAAAGAGGCAAGCGCAACCAGGGCGGTGACCGAGGTCGTCGTCGGCGGAAAGCTCTCCGACCGCAAGGGCGTAAGCGTTCCGGACTCCGAGATTGCGACAAGCGCGATGACGGAAAAGGACCACAAGGACCTCATTGCCGCACTCGACCAGAAAGTCGACTGGGTCGCGCTCTCCTTCGTTCAGCGTCCTGACGATCTTGCCGAAGTCCGCAAGATCACGCGGGGACGCGCAGGGGTTCTGGCCAAGATCGAGAAGCCGCAGGCCATTGGCCGTCTGGACGAGATCATCGAACTGTCCGATGCAATCATGGTGGCGCGCGGCGATCTCGGCGTGGAAATGCCTCTGGAACAGGTGCCTGGCCTGCAGAAGCGGATCACGCGTGCCTGCAGGCGCGCGGGGAAGCCGGTCGTCATTGCCACACAGATGCTTGAATCCATGATTTCCTCGCCGGTACCGACCCGCGCCGAGGTCTCGGATGTCGCAACAGCGGTTTTCGAGGGTGCGGATGCGGTGATGCTGTCAGCAGAATCGGCCGCCGGCGATTTCCCCGTCGAAGCCGTCTCGACAATGGACAAGATCGCGCATCAGGTTGAGCAGGACAACAACTACCGCACGATCATCGACGCCCAGCGCGCGGAACCGGAAGCAACCGGAGCGGATGCGATTTCCGCAGCGGCCCGCCAGATCGCGGAAACGCTCAATCTCGCTGCCGTCGTCTGCTATACGACATCGGGTGCCACCGGCTTGCGTGCGTCGCGCGAACGGCCGTCTTCCCCGGTGATCGTTCTGTCTCCCGTCCTGGCGACGGCGCGCCGCCTGTCGCTCGGATGGGGCCTTCACTGCGTCGTCAGTGATGACGCTTCCAACGAAGAGGACATGATCGATCGCGCCTGCCGCATTTCCTTTTCCGAGGGGTTCGCGAAACCTGGCCAGCGGGTCATCGTGACCGCGGGTGTCCCGTTCGGCACGCCAGGTTCCACCAACATGCTGCGGATCGCCTTCGTCGGCAACGACGGCCAGGGCGGCATTTGA